One window of the Mobula birostris isolate sMobBir1 chromosome 19, sMobBir1.hap1, whole genome shotgun sequence genome contains the following:
- the LOC140212490 gene encoding uncharacterized protein produces the protein MGNTLIKKKKNYKLSSDKEADKVAEGTTAEDGEAKKESQEEAKSTEGATEGNASQNQDGQANQADKATTEAKEGDKEAVNKEESQKPEADNSQAPTDAKAEPQSTEPAAEKPSEPPQAAPATSPAATEPSAAPESSSEAAPTKASETQAPAPESQTEDKCTSKDEAEDKQTEASPAPATQEQSKTAEPQNLDSATSNSDAPSSEAPAAEAPSSTPAGPAASDSATPADTTASEDSSAVTDQTVAVQE, from the coding sequence ATGGGAAACACTCTgatcaagaagaagaagaactaCAAACTATCCAGTGACAAAGAGGCAGATAAAGTGGctgaaggcacaacagcagaggATGGAGAGGCCAAAAAGGAAAGCCAGGAAGAAGCCAAATCCACAGAAGGGGCCACAGAAGGAAATGCCTCACAGAATCAGGATGGCCAGGCTAACCAGGCTGATAAGGCCACAACGGAGGCCAAGGAAGGAGATAAAGAAGCCGTGAACAAGGAGGAAAGTCAGAAGCCTGAAGCCGACAATTCGCAAGCACCCACTGACGCGAAAGCAGAGCCCCAGTCTACGGAGCCTGCTGCAGAGAAGCCTTCAGAGCCACCCCAGGCTGCCCCTGCTACTAGCCCTGCAGCGACTGAGCCATCGGCGGCGCCTGAGTCCAGTAGTGAAGCGGCTCCCACTAAGGCCTCTGAAACCCAAGCACCTGCTCCCGAAAGCCAAACGGAAGACAAGTGCACCAGCAAGGACGAAGCAGAAGACAAACAGACTGAGGCCTCACCTGCCCCCGCCACCCAAGAGCAAAGCAAAACTGCCGAGCCCCAGAATTTGGACTCTGCCACAAGCAACAGTGATGCCCCTTCCAGTGAGGCACCAGCAGCAGAAGCTCCCAGCTCTACCCCAGCTGGGCCTGCAGCCTCAGACAGTGCTACCCCAGCAGACACCACAGCTTCAGAGGATTCTTCAGCCGTTACTGATCAAACTGTGGCTGTGCAAGAATAA